One Bos indicus isolate NIAB-ARS_2022 breed Sahiwal x Tharparkar chromosome 10, NIAB-ARS_B.indTharparkar_mat_pri_1.0, whole genome shotgun sequence DNA window includes the following coding sequences:
- the DNAL1 gene encoding dynein axonemal light chain 1 isoform X2, producing the protein MAKATTIKEALARWEEKTSQKPSEAREIKLYAQIPPIEKMDASLSTLSNCEKLSLSTNCIEKIANLNGLKNLRILSLGRNNIKNLNGLEAVGDTLEELWISYNFIEKLKGIHVMKKLKILYMSNNLVKDWAEFVKLAELPCLEDLVFVGNPLEEKHSAEGNWVEEATKRVPKLKKLDGTPVIKEDEEEDN; encoded by the exons atg gcGAAAGCAACAACAATCAAAGAAGCCCTAGCCAGATGG GAAGAGAAAACCAGCCAGAAGCCATCTGAAGCCAGAGAGATAAAGCTGTATGCCCAGATTCCCCCTATAGAGAAGATGGATGCATCCTTGTCCACGCTTTCTAATTGCGA gaAGCTTTCACTGTCTACAAACTGCATTGAAAAAATTGCAAACCTGAATGGCTTAA AAAATTTGAGAATATTGTCTTTAGGAAGAAACAACATAAAGAACTTAAATGGACTG GAAGCAGTAGGGGACACACTAGAAGAACTGTGGATCTCCTACAATTTTATTGAGAAGTTGAAAGGGATCCAtgtaatgaagaaactgaagattcTCTACATGTCTAATAACCTGGTGAAAGACTGGG CTGAATTTGTGAAGCTGGCAGAACTGCCATGCCTAGAAGACCTGGTGTTTGTAGGCAATCCCTTGGAAGAGAAACATTCTGCTGAGGGGAACTGGGTTGAAGAGGCAACCAAGAGAGTGCCCAAACTGAAAAAGCTAGATG gtaCCCCAGTAATtaaagaagatgaggaagaagatAACTAA
- the DNAL1 gene encoding dynein axonemal light chain 1 isoform X1 produces MAKATTIKEALARWEEKTSQKPSEAREIKLYAQIPPIEKMDASLSTLSNCEKLSLSTNCIEKIANLNGLKNLRILSLGRNNIKNLNGLEAVGDTLEELWISYNFIEKLKGIHVMKKLKILYMSNNLVKDWAEFVKLAELPCLEDLVFVGNPLEEKHSAEGNWVEEATKRVPKLKKLDGTPVIKEDEEEDN; encoded by the exons gcGAAAGCAACAACAATCAAAGAAGCCCTAGCCAGATGG GAAGAGAAAACCAGCCAGAAGCCATCTGAAGCCAGAGAGATAAAGCTGTATGCCCAGATTCCCCCTATAGAGAAGATGGATGCATCCTTGTCCACGCTTTCTAATTGCGA gaAGCTTTCACTGTCTACAAACTGCATTGAAAAAATTGCAAACCTGAATGGCTTAA AAAATTTGAGAATATTGTCTTTAGGAAGAAACAACATAAAGAACTTAAATGGACTG GAAGCAGTAGGGGACACACTAGAAGAACTGTGGATCTCCTACAATTTTATTGAGAAGTTGAAAGGGATCCAtgtaatgaagaaactgaagattcTCTACATGTCTAATAACCTGGTGAAAGACTGGG CTGAATTTGTGAAGCTGGCAGAACTGCCATGCCTAGAAGACCTGGTGTTTGTAGGCAATCCCTTGGAAGAGAAACATTCTGCTGAGGGGAACTGGGTTGAAGAGGCAACCAAGAGAGTGCCCAAACTGAAAAAGCTAGATG gtaCCCCAGTAATtaaagaagatgaggaagaagatAACTAA